A region from the Silene latifolia isolate original U9 population chromosome 7, ASM4854445v1, whole genome shotgun sequence genome encodes:
- the LOC141591993 gene encoding putative mannitol dehydrogenase → MASQKAFGWAARDTSGVLSPFDFSRRTTGDEDVTFKVLYCGICHSDLHFIKNEWGNAYYPAVPGHELVGIVTEVGKNVENIKEGDRVGVGCIVGSCRKCDNCSNHLENYCPEMKGTYGSTYYDGTKTYGGYSDIFVVDQHFIVRIPDNMPLDSTAPLLCAGITVYSPLKYYGLDKPGLHIGVVGLGGLGHMAVKFAKAFGAKVTVISTSPNKKDEAITRLGADSFLVSRNPEEMQAAMGTMDGIINTVSASHALVPLIGLVKTHGKVILVGAPEKPFELSAFPLLAGRKAVAGSTIGGIQETQEMIDFAAKHDIKADIEVIPMDYVNTAMERMLKSDVRYRFVIDIANTLKSA, encoded by the exons ATGGCATCACAAAAGGCATTTGGTTGGGCTGCTAGAGACACTTCTGGTGTTCTCTCCCCGTTTGATTTCTCCAGGAG gACAACCGGAGACGAAGACGTCACATTCAAAGTGTTATACTGTGGAATCTGTCATTCCGATCTTCATTTTATCAAGAACGAATGGGGAAATGCTTATTACCCCGCTGTTCCCGG GCACGAGTTAGTAGGGATTGTGACAGAAGTAGGAAAGAATGTCgaaaacatcaaagaaggcgacagAGTAGGCGTAGGATGCATAGTCGGATCATGCCGTAAATGCGACAATTGCTCTAACCATCTCGAAAACTACTGTCCTGAAATGAAAGGCACTTACGGATCTACTTACTATGATGGCACCAAAACCTATGGAGGCTACTCTGATATCTTTGTCGTCGATCAACATTTCATTGTTCGAATTCCTGATAACATGCCGTTAGACTCAACCGCGCCTCTTCTATGTGCCGGTATTACAGTTTATAGTCCTCTTAAGTATTATGGTCTTGATAAACCTGGCCTTCATATTGGTGTTGTTGGCCTTGGTGGTCTCGGTCACATGGCTGTTAAGTTTGCCAAGGCGTTTGGTGCTAAAGTCACGGTTATTAGTACCTCGCCTAACAAGAAAGACGAAGCTATTACCCGCTTGGGTGCTGATTCTTTCTTGGTTAGCCGCAACCCTGAGGAAATGCAG GCGGCAATGGGAACAATGGACGGTATAATCAATACAGTCTCGGCTTCTCATGCACTTGTTCCGCTGATCGGACTTGTGAAAACTCATGGCAAGGTGATCTTAGTAGGTGCTCCTGAGAAACCTTTCGAACTATCAGCCTTTCCTCTGCTAGCTG GGAGAAAGGCAGTGGCAGGGAGCACAATAGGAGGCATCCAGGAAACACAAGAAATGATCGATTTTGCTGCGAAACATGATATCAAAGCGGACATTGAAGTGATCCCAATGGACTATGTGAACACTGCTATGGAGAGAATGCTGAAGTCTGATGTTAGATACCGTTTCGTCATTGATATTGCCAACACCCTCAAATCTGCTTGA